The following nucleotide sequence is from Glycine max cultivar Williams 82 chromosome 9, Glycine_max_v4.0, whole genome shotgun sequence.
GGAATCGCGGTGCAAGCCGATTGGGAGAACCGCGAATTCATCTCTCACATTTCTCTCAACGTTCATCGCCTCTTCGACTTCCTTGTCCAATTCGGTACATACacttctccttttctctctgCAAAACGACCCATCACGTGTCGTTTCATCTTTCCATGAAACAACATCACCATTTTTGTCCTTCACGTAATTGGGTATCCCGTGAGTGCTGGAGCACACTGAATCACACCAAAAACACCTCAaaggttgaatttttattctgcACCTTTGACACTTAATGTGTGTTTTTTCAGAGGCTACGACGAAGAGCAAGTTGGCGTCTTTGAATGAGAAGCTGGATGTGTTGGAGCGGAGGTTGGAGCTGCTTGAAGTTCAAGTGGGCAATGCTTCGGCTAATCCTTCTCTTTTTGCCACTTGAATTTGTGTTGTGAGCATTCTCCACCTATAATGTAAAATGAAAATCTAAATGGAATTCTTGATATGCAAGTCATTTATAAAGCAAAAGTGAAGTGTTTGATTAGTATCATGCTTTGTTTTGTAACCCTAGCTCTCTTGGTTTTGCAATTTATTGCGTGATCATATAGTTAACTGCATATTTGCAACTTTGGAGTAAGAAATCATGTTGCAATTATCAGATTTTTACCCTGTTTGCCTTGTGTAAATGCCTTTAAGTTTTAACTTAGTCCCTTCCAATGCAGTCTTGTGTTTTCACTTGCGCTGTAAGCTTACATATTCACCTTCTTCTGCCGCCAACTCAGATTCATTTGAGACATATTTTCGTGCCAGACTCAATCACGTACTTGAGGTCCGGGAAATCAGTCATCTTAGTTGTAGTAATGGAAAGAATACATCAATTGATTAAGAGTAAGCTCAGTTGGCagaatatggaattctttctgTAGATAGAAATGGATGATATCGGTTTCCTTAGTTTGACATTTTCCATATACACCTTAAGGAATGTTATTATTATCCCTAACATATTTTTCACTCATTCTTTTTAagccataccttcgcatagcgaagagcttCTGGGTAATGGGGTACACgaagtttttattctttttaagcCATTGGATGACAACTGGGCCTCACTTATCTTTCTTTTGAATGACTCAGATTATTTCTGCTCAATCTCTTCTGTCCTTCCTTCTTGTTTTGCTTGTTCTCATTCTAGTTCTAATTTGCGTGTTCTTAAGGAGACATAATTCAACAAGGAAGAAACAGTATGTAGTTTATGAAGTTGATCATGCAATGATGCAAAAGTCTCGGTGATTGGTTGTTCAATATGATTGTGTAGGTCAATTTTTCCTTGTTGGGGAAAAATTTTCGCCACTCAAGCTTGCATTTTAATCAGAAATGAATTCTTATGCAGACTTGTTTTTAGTATTTCTACTGCAGAACATGGCAGATATGCTACCACTACAATTTCAGACCTTTAATTTGGTATTGTCTTCAACTCATTATTTCTTAAGAAGCGGCATAATATTGGGGATGAAAAGGGGAGGAAGAAGAGTGTGCGAACTGGCTCTTTGTTGTCATTAGTAATTCTCTGTCAAATTCAGAAGAGGATAAATATTTGCTTAAATTTTTCCCTCTTTTGTCTGAaacgaaaaaggaaaaaacattttattgaaTCAGGCCCCACTGACAATGTCTTTTGCCGTACATTATCCCATTCATTACAGCACTAGGACATTCGTTCAAATATGATTTATGtggtcttataaaaaaaatgatttatttggtcTATAAGGACATTTTGAAGTTATCTATTCAAGCCTATTAAAAATGCCAAATTTTATTACTACTACTACACGTTTTCTATAACTTTTTCTACGattttgggagaaagaaaaggagaTAGGGTGAGATAAGATAGTAATGTCATAaagaatattgaaaaaaataagttgtaaaGAAATATATCTTAAGGATATAATAACTCGTTAAAAATTATGCACTCTAATAGACAATCATGTGTTCAATAATCAATACCCATGAAAGAAATAGGTGTCTTAGGGACTCGATCAACTCAAAGAAAGAGGATGATTGGTTTCcgatgaaattgttttctttaagTATCTGTTTTAATAATGTTGTTTCGCATAATGCTATAAAACCTGAAAAATTCGTTAAGATTTAAGTTTGATGAATGCCCATTTTGCTCAACTGATTCCTCGTCAAGAAACCGTTGATCTAGGAAGATGCTGACGC
It contains:
- the LOC100500536 gene encoding protein BRICK 1; translation: MARAGGITNAVNVGIAVQADWENREFISHISLNVHRLFDFLVQFEATTKSKLASLNEKLDVLERRLELLEVQVGNASANPSLFAT